A region of Cataglyphis hispanica isolate Lineage 1 chromosome 6, ULB_Chis1_1.0, whole genome shotgun sequence DNA encodes the following proteins:
- the LOC126850175 gene encoding huntingtin isoform X2, with the protein MAHLSNILKAVETLNALQESDTSSDSGARKEKISCCTIIVEGICSPTIRQNPKFPQILTATIETLLALCNDNESDVRMVADESLNKIIRAMVDSNIVKIQIELYNEIKRNGPARILRAALWRFGLLSHMIRPSRGKAYVSNLIPCIVIIAHRSEDTVIETLSQSLPLIFKVLGPFMTDKDVKNLLKAFFENISSPQAAFRRAAANMILTTCTNCRKPQFFLNYVLNYLLDIMMSTRNAEDYLYTIIGGFGCLRVILPYICKPLEPQDIETQQIDSLLHIYELCLHYTKWHSDHNVVNAALETLAQLLKMPPKLLVSILLSSEGITQSKIILNQNAYAPSLGQMSISSASTAYGGNSDSILTHEPDVPEITPNIEKWIADTETILPTTGNPQTQNECEANNTVEMKEKISESYCGLKIGAINNEEVVEEGSDIESEIEKSEKTPYPSLQSEQSKEEDYSEEATPSFASPKKSLDFALYEADVGSFIDSDMPVKFCCRYLVSSFLLAGKPGHLISDKIFRVSVKSLALTCVGYILKLYPHLFTMTVAKESSCNETSQLIADILLFANHSDPQIRGNVAMMIGIFLKSVFVQYGGSFQNFETECSIQKGHKSVLLGDLIKLLINGLNDDSATTCRQTLDALNLCLSELLDSISNDYGLAILTILPKLVKNPYFLVKVKLVDLLSKLSYITIEHITGQSLFQEHFIEVIITLLGDQDQRVRHAASDAIVKSIPCLYFRHPQEDTVTKKATQYTQQFLNTVTSSISELSSYQEKHKPFVNTSVKPFVFLNHYNDVNYDSTVEYSLSHIVNILTEILTVHSSKYLIYGCCETLFRLSETYPTTVYARGWDCILTKTLPKRSKKNNDRSDMNDISFANEMISSPVSNSLLSLTLPLLTSSTISLDLSTHRHLILLAGNLASGLAVCNFKIGSDPTKLWNMCKDRYMELLLTHITRVLNIFVHVVDEVQLIQASTKPVFSSLSSTQTLSPKKKIVSEQKSKEKGEKISLRIGKEHMGTFIGVPHYMRIYDILKAAHSNYLVTLQHEASEMYVSLLNAILDVLSQILEIASVNEAGKIAEEVLCYLKTTVVLSPTATVRCVQQLLKCLFGTNVCAQWSELDVQKNTDRCGTLRDDIGGFYNQCFQYPARQMANTIKCIGNNCRGENEPDTGWIGLLRRKSDRKFSSVFKTLARSSDQKTSVASFIRLFEPMVIKSLKQYTVTSNIALQCQVLMLLSQLVQLKVNYCLLDSDKIFIGFVLKQFEFIEEGHIQQTEDLLPRIFNFLVHLSYEKNHSKAIIGIPKIIQLCDGLMASGQPAITHCIPALAPVIEDIFLIRNGSSSVVEQRELETTRDVLIAMLLRLVEYHEIIELLALCLAESRFSGDGNGEEKWRRWSRLTMDTVLPILAAGKLKIESEKAHIALVKLFAAVSPTVFRPVDPLLKILFTASISIDASSLKLKRWLGMINIVLLSLISCAKEEAMLARLLDLNIDVTDVTHLFLSHQCSDSSSSHECSMDPLNVLSSQSRQVPPEHIFARFIFKVINLISAKVFNLLGLVNHKSADPFVGFSDYTADDNYLVHQFAFFLQLCIHMFESGSHCKVANATMQMIQGRNVSDEEKLLVDDLNCLMLGIGRVCPMVTCQWAYLMILLGYNEMSFWSKVLGSESADYIVAHPRPSEKKITCDYINGGINIQIIRRGGIILFCDYICENLNDVEPLTWLLVNHIEEAVDIAVESPVRDLLTTAIHRNPAASGLLVQAIATKCTDLSRPSFIKRLLQCIEGAHHSQSGAVILTLIPRLLSTKYLALSRMAAKIASRRVEILLTTGAEDAIDQLSKDDLVRIMDTLQTTKLARKHGGLVSLLNKLAVQYYDLSPLELDQCRPFNPSTVKSIQLDRNWFLSQVRLRCCHASADNNPMELAQLLKDLDFDDCLSVLSCKEFNLKILKHCIILGARLSVEKCQELEFGQAQCEKDFHFNASPLYVAAKQCLLEHIHYICELVPRPHQIYNPEAEGNSSGKELKYAARFSELLSDALYWEILFTIIPTVKIYMKTLPKLAKYNVAKIDVRFEEDIAKFSMLCLELAHWMIYSDERNVRRLKPHDMFLALSCAAEILRHAAPNKIFGDSARYTWVCSAAISLTRVMENVLTTMDPLPVVDSQALESALRDDDTKDYARACIQMASIVAWLEKRQIEGFSTRDIPPYLFNTIKSLVVSISRQPLVNSYILTPPLVWKRSSSQTVASGPTKCYFPLLPSEPNLLQEVDILEQFIYRVNLLGWISRSQFEEIWMAFLSVLNFPQNENTSKDDVAALIQASGLAVQAITRLLLQTLLLPCPGNPDASILIHHPRDPQLSIHKVSSQKLYAIQELLLWKYEYMNEGKNNLKLDHIFHRGNLERIAMTSDRFTYSQLSVSYLWSLCNLYEDKLNASVLDLKNRRNDALMSASLDLDSCLRFLIEHYTIWISPQAKTPVQLLTEIVKSILAISELFLERSQYQWMLDVCLEISRIYPMENAILHQYLAISTCKAAAVLTPLDLDTLDKVKRIVDINLKSGFLASRVSALHGSLYLLQSAVLTKCEETMNIIHPLAIEYIQKHIDSQDSNSHCCASCTAFQVKARSIRE; encoded by the exons ATGGCTCATTTGAGTAATATATTGAAAGCCGTGGAAACGTTAAATGCGCTACAAGAATCGGACACCTCGTCGGATTCCGGAGCAAg GAAAGAGAAGATATCATGTTGCACGATCATTGTTGAAGGGATATGCTCACCAACTATTAGACAGAATCCCAAGTTTCCACAAATTCTTACTGCTACTATTGAAACATTGCTGGCATTGTGTAATGACAACGAATCGGATGTCAGGATGGTTGCGGATGAATcccttaataaaattataagg gcAATGGTTGACAGTAACATCGTTAAGATTCAGATAGAGctttacaatgaaataaaaagaaatggacCTGCACGAATATTAAGAGCTGCTCTTTGGAGATTTGGCTTATTAAGTCACATGATACGACCATCAAGAGGTAAAGCTTATGTATCAAATCTAATACCGTGTATAGTAATCATTGCGCATCGATCTGAAGATACCGTAATTGAAACATTATCGCAGTCATTaccattaattttcaaagtctTAGGACCTTTTATGACAGATAAGGACGTCAAG aaCTTGTTAAAAgcattctttgaaaatatttcctcTCCTCAAGCAGCTTTTCGTAGGGCAGCGGCAAATATGATCTTGACAACATGTACAAATTGCAGAAAGCCAcagttctttttaaattatgtgttaaattatctattag ATATAATGATGTCAACGAGAAACGCTGAAGATTATCTGTATACTATTATAGGCGGATTCGGCTGCCTAAGAGTGATTTTACCTTACATATGTAAACCTTTAGAACCTCAGGATATTGAAACACAACAGATAGATAGTTTGctacatatttatgaattgTGTTTGCATTACACAAAATGGCATTCCGATCATAATGTTGTAAACGCAGCTTTAGAGACTTTGGCACAACTTCTAAAAATGCCTCCAAAGCTATTAGTATCCATTTTATTGTCTTCAGAAGGCATAACTCAAAGCAAGATAATATTGAATCAAAATGCGTATGCTCCTTCACTGGGTCAAATGAGTATTTCTAGTGCCAGTACCGCTTACGGCGGAAATTCCGATTCCATTTTGACACACGAACCTGATGTTCCAGAGATTACtccaaatatagaaaaatggaTTGCGGATACAGAAACAATTTTGCCAACTACGGGTAATCCACAAACACAGAACGAATGTGAAGCGAACAATACGGTAGAGATGAAGGAGAAAATATCGGAAAGTTATTGTGGTCTGAAAATCGGAGCTATTAATA ATGAAGAAGTTGTGGAAGAAGGTAGTGATATCGAAagcgaaattgaaaaatccgAGAAAACGCCGTATCCGAGTCTGCAAAGTGAACAGTCGAAGGAAGAAGATTACTCCGAAGAGGCCACTCCGTCTTTTGCTTCTCCTAAGAAATCTTTGGATTTCGCATTATACGAAGCAGATGTCGGAAGTTTTATAGACTCGGATATGCCTGTCAAATTTTGTTGTCGTTATCTGGTGTCATCTTTCTTGCTGGCGGGCAAACCTGGGCATTTAATATCGGACAAGATATTTCGTGTTAGCGTCAAGTCTCTCGCTTTAACATGCGTGGGTTACATCTTGAAGCTTTATCCACATTTGTTTACAATGACTGTAGCCAAAGAGTCAAGCTGCAATGAGACGAGTCAATTGATTGcagacattttattatttgctaatCATTCTGATCCCCAGATCAGAGGCAATGTAGCAATGATGATtggaatctttttaaaatccgTATTTGTCCAATATGGCGGTTCTTTCCAGAACTTTGAAACGGAATGTTCAATTCAGAAAGGGCATAAAAGTGTATTATTAGGAGATTTGATAAAGTTACTTATAAAT gGTTTGAATGATGATTCTGCAACAACTTGTCGCCAAACATTGGATGCGTTAAACCTCTGCTTATCAGAGTTACTAGATTCCATCAGCAATGATTATGGTCTTGCAATCTTGACTATATTACCGAAACTTGTAAAAAATCCATATTTTCTggttaaagtaaaattagttGACTTGTTGagtaaattatcttatattacaaTAGAACACATAACAGGGCAATCGTTATTCCAAGAACACTTTATCGAAGTTATAATAACGTTATTAGGCGATCAAGACCAAAGGGTGAGACATGCCGCGTCGGATGCCATTGTTAA GAGTATTCCTTGTTTGTATTTCCGACATCCTCAAGAAGACACTGTTACGAAAAAGGCTACGCAATATACTCAACAGTTTCTAAACACTGTAACATCAAGTATCTCAGAATTATCATCTTATCAAGAGAAACATAAACCGTTTGTGAACACATCTGTCAAGCCCTTTGTATTTCTGAATCATTATAACGACGTAAATTATGACTCCACTGTggaatattctctctctcatatagtTAACATTTTAACGGAAATATTGACGGTGCATTCCTCGAAATATCTCATTTATGGATGCTGCGAAACCCTCTTCCGCTTGAGCGAGACTTACCCGACCACAGTTTACGCAAGAGGATGGGATTGTATTTTAACGAAAACACTGCCGAAAAGATCTAAGAAGAATAATGATCGATCGGATATGAACGACATTAGTTTCGCGAACGAAATGATTTCGTCTCCGGTGAGCAATAGTCTCTTATCATTGACGTTGCCTTTATTAACGTCATCAACTATTAGCTTGGATTTGTCCACTCATCGACATCTGATTCTTCTCGCCGGCAATCTGGCCTCCGGATTGGCCGTCTGCAATTTTAAGATTGGTAGCGATCCGACGAAACTGTGGAATATGTGTAAGGACAGGTACATGGAATTGTTATTAACGCACATCACGAGAGTTCTCAATATTTTCGTTCACGTTGTCGATGAAGTACAATTGATACAGGCCAGTACCAAACCtgtattttcatctttatcgTCCACGCAAACATTGTCGCCCAAAAAGAAGATTGTATCGGAGCAAAAGTCGAAGGAAAAGGGGGAGAAGATCAGTTTGAGAATCGGAAAAGAGCATATGGGAACGTTCATTGGCGTACCGCATTACATGagaatatatgatattctGAAAGCAGCACATTCCAATTATTTGGTCACTTTGCAACACGAAGCCAGCGAAATGTACGTTTCTTTATTGAATGCGATACTGGATGTTCTCTCTCAGATCCTCGAAATCGCGTCCGTCAATGAAGCAGGTAAAATAGCGGAGGAAGTGTTGTGTTACCTGAAAACTACCGTCGTATTATCGCCAACGGCAACGGTTCGATGCGTGCAACAGTTGTTGAAATGCTTATTCGGTACAAACGTGTGCGCGCAATGGAGCGAACTGGACGTACAGAAGAATACGGATCGATGCGGTACGCTACGAGATGACATCGGAGGTTTTTACAATCAGTGTTTTCAATATCCTGCTAGGCAAATGGCAAACACGATTAAATGCATCGGGAATAATTGCAGGGGTGAAAACGAACCAGATACTgg GTGGATAGGGTTGTTACGCAGAAAAAGCGATCGAAAATTTTCATcagtttttaaaactttagCACGATCCTCGGATCAAAAGACGTCGGTGGCATCATTTATTCGTCTTTTCGAACCGATGgttataaaatctttgaaacaATACACTGTTACGAGTAACATCGCATTGCAATGCCAAGTTTTGATGTTGCTGAGTCAACTGGTTCAACTCAAGGTCAATTATTGTCTGTTAGATTCCGATAAGATATTCATCGGATTCGTGTTGAAGCAATTTGAATTTATCGAAGAGGGTCACATACAACAGACCGAAGACCTTTTGCCGaggatatttaatttcttggtACATTTATCTTACGAGAAGAATCATTCGAAAGCGATAATAGGTATACCGAAGATAATTCAGTTATGTGACGGTCTGATGGCAAGCGGACAACCGGCGATTACGCATTGTATACCTGCTCTTGCGCCCGTTATTGAGGATATATTCCTCATTCGCAACGGAAGCTCGAGCGTAGTCGAACAACGGGAATTGGAAACAACAAGAGACGTGCTAATAGCCATGCTGTTGCGTCTGGTAGAGTATCATGAGATAATCGAGCTTTTGGCATTGTGTCTAGCCGAGTCCAGATTCAGTGGTGACGGTAACGGCGAAGAGAAATGGCGAAGATGGTCCAGATTGACTATGGACACTGTGCTTCCGATATTGGCAGCTGGAAAACTCAAGATAGAATCCGAAAAGGCGCACATCGCACTGGTGAAGCTATTTGCGGCTGTCTCGCCCACAGTTTTCCGACCAGTGGATCCTCTTCTGAAAATATTGTTCACTGCGTCGATATCCATCGACGCTTCGAGTCTGAAATTGAAGCGATGGCTCGGCATGATCAACATTGTGCTGCTCTCGTTGATTTCCTGCGCGAAGGAAGAAGCTATGCTAGCGCGTCTCTTGGATCTCAATATAGATGTAACAGACGTGACACATCTGTTTTTGTCACACCAGTGCTCTgattcctcctcctcccaTGAATGTTCTATGGATCCTTTGAATGTCTTGAGCAGCCAATCGCGCCAAGTGCCACCCGAACATATATTCGCTAGATTCATATTCAAGGTAATCAATCTGATAAGCGCAAAAGTGTTTAATCTGCTCGGTCTGGTGAATCACAAGTCTGCGGATCCTTTTGTCGGTTTTTCCGATTATACAGCGGACGATAATTATCTGGTGCATCAGTTCGCGTTTTTTCTGCAATTATGCATTCACATGTTCGAGTCTGGCAGCCATTGCAAAGTGGCGAATGCGACAATGCAAATGATTCAAGGTCGCAATGTATCTGACGAGGAGAAATTGCTCGTTGATGACTTAAATTGCTTGATGCTCGGCATTGGGAGAGTGTGTCCGATGGTGACGTGCCAGTGGGCTTATTTGATGATCCTGTTGGGGTACAACGAGATGTCCTTCTGGTCAAAAGTGTTGGGCAGCGAGAGTGCCGATTACATCGTCGCACATCCACGGCCAAGCGAGAAGAAAATTACATGTGATTACATTAACGGTGGTATAAACATTCAGATTATCAGAAGAGGGggaatcatattattttgcgactACATATGCGAGAATCTCAACGACGTGGAACCACTGACATGGTTATTGGTCAATCATATAGAAGAAGCCGTAGATATCGCTGTCGAGTCACCGGTAAGAGATCTGCTAACCACGGCCATACACAGAAATCCGGCGGCCAGCGGACTATTGGTACAAGCGATAGCGACCAAATGTACGGATTTATCGCGACCCAGTTTCATAAAGCGTCTACTACAGTGTATCGAGGGTGCGCATCATTCACAGAGCGGTGCAGTAATATTGACTCTGATACCGAGACTTTTATCCACCAAGTATCTCGCTTTATCGAGAATGGCGGCGAAAATCGCTAGCCGTAGAGTGGAGATACTATTGACCACCGGCGCAGAGGACGCAATCGATCAATTGTCGAAAGATGATCTCGTGAGGATTATGGATACCCTGCAGACCACTAAACTGGCCAGAAAACATGGCGGTTTAGTCAGTCTATTGAACAAGCTGGCCGtacaatattatgatttatcaCCATTGGAGCTCGATCAGTGCAGACCGTTTAATCCGTCCACCGTGAAGAGTATTCAGTTAGATCGGAATTGGTTCCTGTCGCAGGTGAGATTACGATGCTGCCACGCCAGCGCCGACAATAATCCTATGGAATTAGCGCAGTTACTCAAGGACTTGGATTTCGACGATTGCTTGAGCGTTCTTTCTTGCAAAGAGtttaatctgaaaattttgaaacattgtataatattggGTGCCAGACTCAGCGTCGAGAAATGTCAAGAATTAGAATTCGGACAAGCGCAATGCGAGAAGGATTTTCATTTTAACGCGAGTCCTTTGTACGTCGCTGCCAAGCAGTGTTTGTTGGAGCACATTCACTATATCTGCGAACTCGTGCCGAGACCGCATCAAATTTACAATCCGGAAGCGGAAGGAAATAGCAGCGGGAAAGAGCTGAAATACGCCGCTAGATTTTCCGAATTGTTGAGTGACGCACTGTATTGGGAGATCCTGTTCACGATAATTCCGACCGTCAAAATTTACATGAAGACATTACCGAAACTGGCCAAGTACAATGTGGCGAAAATCGACGTGAGATTCGAGGAGGATATCGCCAAGTTTTCCATGTTGTGTCTCGAGCTGGCGCATTGGATGATTTATTCCGATGAACGAAATGTTCGTAGATTGAAGCCGCATGATATGTTCCTTGCACTGAGTTGTGCAGCCGAGATCTTGAGACACGCCGCTCCGAATAAGATTTTCGGGGATAGCGCACGTTACACTTGGGTCTGTTCCGCGGCGATCTCTTTGACTAGAGTCATGGAAAATGTATTGACAACCATGGATCCTTTACCAGTTGTGGATTCGCAGGCGTTAGAATCGGCTCTCCGAGATGACGACACGAAGGATTATGCTCGGGCGTGCATCCAGATGGCATCAATAGTAGCTTGGCTCGAAAAGCGTCAAATAGAAGGCTTCTCTACAAGAGACATTCCACCGTACTTGTTTAACACAATAAAATCGCTTGTCGTTAGTATAAGTCGGCAGCCATTGGTGAACTCTTATATTCTGACACCTCCGTTGGTGTGGAAACGCAGCTCAAGTCAGACTGTTGCCTCGGGTCCAACCAAGTGCTACTTTCCGCTATTGCCGTCTGAGCCCAATCTTCTTCAAGAGGTGGATATTCTAGAGCAATTTATTTACCGGGTAAATTTATTGGGCTGGATCTCGAGATCGCAATTTGAGGAGATCTGGATGGCATTCTTGAGTGTTCTCAATTTTCCGCAAAACGAGAACACGTCCAAGGACGATGTAGCAGCTTTGATTCAAGCGAGCGGCTTGGCAGTTCAAGCGATAACAAGATTGCTGTTGCAGACATTGCTGCTGCCATGTCCCGGCAATCCCGATGCCAGCATTCTGATTCATCATCCGAGAGATCCGCAGCTCTCCATTCACAAAGTCAGTTCTCAGAAACTGTATGCAATACAGGAATTACTCCTGTGGAAGTACGAATACATGAACGAAGGTaaaaacaatttgaaattgGACCACATATTTCACAGAGGAAACTTGGAGAGAATCGCAATGACATCCGACAGATTCACGTACAGCCAATTGTCAGTCTCCTATTTATGGTCACTCTGCAATTTATACGAGGACAAGTTGAACGCTTCCGTTCTCGACTTGAAGAACAGGAGAAACGACGCATTGATGTCCGCGTCACTTGATTTAGATTCGTGTCTGCGTTTCCTGATTGAGCACTACACTATCTGGATATCCCCGCAGGCTAAAACACCGGTACAATTGTTGACGGAGATCGTCAAATCCATTCTGGCAATCTCGGAACTTTTTTTGGAGAGATCACAGTATCAATGGATGTTGGACGTGTGTCTAGAAATCTCAAGGATATATCCGATGGAGAACGCGATTCTACATCAATATCTAGCTATTTCTACCTGTAAAGCCGCTGCAGTTTTAACGCCATTG gATTTGGATACCTTGGATAAGGTGAAACGCATAgtggatattaatttaaaatctggaTTCTTGGCTTCCAGAGTTTCCGCACTTCACGGTTCTCTATATTTGTTACAAAGCGCGGTGCTGACTAAGTGCGAGGAAACGATGAATATTATACATCCTCTAGCCATCGAATATATACAGAAGCACATTGACTCGCAAGATTCAAATAG TCATTGTTGTGCTTCATGTACAGCATTTCAAGTCAAAGCGAGGAGCATCAGGGAATAA